In Pseudorca crassidens isolate mPseCra1 chromosome 16, mPseCra1.hap1, whole genome shotgun sequence, one DNA window encodes the following:
- the ACTR1A gene encoding alpha-centractin isoform X3, whose translation MAGALEGDIFIGPKAEEHRGLLSIRYPMEHGIVKDWNDMERIWQYVYSKDQLQTFSEEHPVLLTEAPLNPRKNRERAAEVFFETFNVPALFISMQAVLSLYATGRTTGVVLDSGDGVTHAVPIYEGFAMPHSIMRIDIAGRDVSRFLRLYLRKEGYDFHSSSEFEIVKAIKERACYLSINPQKDETLETEKAQYYLPDGSTIEIGPSRFRAPELLFRPDLIGEESEGIHEVLVFAIQKSDMDLRRTLFSNIVLSGGSTLFKGFGDRLLSEVKKLAPKDVKIRISAPQERLYSTWIGGSILASLDTFKKMWVSKKEYEEDGARSIHRKTF comes from the exons ATGGCAGGTGCCCTCGAAGGCGACATCTTCATTGGCCCCAAAGCGGAG GAGCACCGAGGACTGCTCTCCATCCGCTACCCCATGGAGCACGGCATCGTCAAGGATTGGAATGACATGGAGCGCATCTGGCAATACGTCTATTCTAAGGACCAGCTGCAGActttctcagaggag CATCCTGTGCTCCTGACGGAGGCGCCTTTAAACCCACGGAAAAACCGGGAACGAGCTGCTGAAGTTTTCTTCGAGACCTTCAATGTGCCAGCCCTCTTCATCTCCATGCAAGCTGTGCTCAGCCT TTACGCCACCGGCAGGACCACGGGTGTGGTGCTGGATTCTGGGGATGGCGTCACCCACGCCGTGCCCATTTATGAGGGCTTTGCCATGCCCCACTCAATCATGCGCATCGACATCGCTGGCCGGGACGTCTCTCGCTTCCTTCGCCTCTACCTGCGCAAGGAAGGCTATGATTTCCACTCATCCTCCGAGTTTGAGATTGTCAAGGCCATAAAAGAA AGAGCCTGCTACCTATCCATAAACCCCCAGAAGGATGAGACGCTAGAGACGGAGAAGGCACAGTACTACCTGCCCGACGGCAGCACCATTGAG ATTGGTCCTTCCCGATTCCGGGCACCTGAGCTGCTGTTCAGGCCGGACCTGATCGGTGAGGAGAGCGAGGGCATCCATGAGGTGCTGGTGTTCGCCATCCAGAAGTCTGACATGGACCTGCGGCGCACACTTTTCTCTAACATCGTCCTTTCGGGAGGCTCCACCCTGTTCAAAG GTTTTGGTGACAGGCTATTGAGTGAAGTGAAGAAATTGGCTCCGAAAGATGTGAAGATCAGG ATATCTGCACCGCAAGAGAGACTGTATTCCACATGGATTGG GGGCTCCATCCTCGCCTCC